The following are encoded in a window of Vespula pensylvanica isolate Volc-1 chromosome 2, ASM1446617v1, whole genome shotgun sequence genomic DNA:
- the LOC122626897 gene encoding putative aminopeptidase-2 isoform X1, producing the protein MDCRRILFLFISLEIFLISGHTKDILEDEFNIQDDFTSENYRLPTTMHPTSYEIILFPNLTGNFSFYGEVKINITVDAPTKYIVFHQGNLFNINTSISTENKWLEIAEQRYDVKTEKYNIELKENLKVGNEILLHFIYYGFLRDDMIGFYKSSYMTNDNKLRWLAITQFQTTHARHAFPCFDEPSFKATFKISLIRSKEFNSISNMPLENTKQISSNLYLDTFKTTVPMSTYLVAFAIFDFHSLEVGRLAVWTRPDMIHQAHYASKIASNTLTYMTNLFQQQYELPKMDMVAVPDFSAGAMENWGLITYRESRLLYNENESSIVSQQNVASVIIHEITHMWFGNLLTPSWWSYLWLSEGFARYFQYFGTAQIEKTWSMEDQFLVEQYQAALGFDGIETSLPLTREIINQSQVSGSGDSITYSKGASIIRMMSYIVGIDKFYEALRLYIRQNKNVGIVEPKNLWIALQKVIDSSHIDIETIMNSWTKKSGFPVLTVTMEKGKAKLHQKRFLLRNLKSTFVNETWSIPITYTTQKQTDFKSIEIKHWMKDEEKTINIDVSDSDWIVFNIQQAGFYRVNYDNASWYRIIDVLKSDSFTKIHVYNRAGIIDDLLNLARTGSLDYRTALDGLEYLQQEKNYLPFKAAFRALDYLTQRFSGDEVNYVLYKKHVLSLIEGVYQTLGYVDRKKDDRLTVQLRQELNDLACKFGHEECIVSSLEYFRGWINAASRIEPNQRSAAYCMGVLYGNVDDWNYLWNHYKTSKVVSEQLVVLSALGCSNNTDILKQYLEYAISPYEKHKIHKQDSTSVFSTVYSSSLIGVNCVLEFVDKNHNKMAEYYGGYNTIASILSGASRYLSTQELINKFERLIKNHSEFTEIYKSLVNSLELAKYELIWYKKNVDHIVSWIKDNNKVPDNQNRNEYRLPGDVVPKKYILSLEPFLDPSNFTFSGKVQILAVTTKKTNQIVLHTSNITVYNVYVLVSNKEVNVIKYYTDKNDFFVIKLEQTFDDKTEMNIVIQFTGELNKDMRGFYRSYYIDKNGKKRWLAATQLAPIGARRMFPCFDEPAMKAIFSVDVLVPYDYHAISNTKIIGIKDYSDTQKYWYTFEETKLMSTYLLALAITDFDYMNDTINQKNYIAWTRPNALNEISYAFSLMEPFVKTYEQHLKHNYTLNKLDIIALSDLAYGAMENWGLITFREDKLLFHSNVSNVRVKQTVTTVLSHEIAHQWFGNLVSPLWWNYIWLNEGFATYFEYFGISYQKPEWELEWQFVVDKLHSAFKSDALASSHPMTYNVQSPTEIKNIYDSISYAKAASVIRMIEKTYGSDVFYAALRQYLEARKFNVATPDDLYAAISSQLPDQTSAKRINKFLDSWTTQVGYPVVNVTIDSSGWATLSQERFFLRNEKGESVDKIWQIPITWTSEKNSNFENTKPQFWLNYAEMRVMTDNNVGWKIFNVQQAGYYRVNYDRSNWKRIIDVLNTGKFEKIHKVNRAALIDDLMNLARAGYVDYDLVFSATEYLQYENDYLPLRAFFNGLTYLHNKFEGQEVFALLKKHVKKITQMSIDLTAKISSETFSSHTYYLSKMERYKWSCKYKIGYCLEVALIYLKNPKHKVPVNDRPAIYCVWATKSVGWDILWQSYLNSTITSEKLVILNALGCSENTDKLNKLLSKATTKNSEIQYKDSTAVFASIYENSLTGVETVMKFMEMNFDDIYQYYNDESAIKSIMSGLAERISTKQLYEQYTNLVDLIATKQPTLNNFLKSYHDLVLYELDWYKRNKLQISYYLEKLYPNNSNRLPTILYPLNYNLSIAIKESRNFTGSVKINIRVDKPTFQIVLNAHKLQISNVVVYETPNDASDKNVKRFEILDVVQLDKSQKLIIYLKTYIEVTKVTVEMDFTGEINTQMKGLYRYNDVYSKSYNYLATYFKPNYARMVFPCFDEPAFKAKFKIHILRHNSYKSLSNTALERSLNFTDLDYTWDIYKESRIMSTYLLAFVISDFGPVRNGQERLNVWARKDIIIYGDEAQYTIYKLYRNIRNLITLLEKSEKVEIVGLLNFPVRAMENWGLFIFRESQLFYDPNIVPLSQYYSILTTMSHVISHEYFGNLVTCEWWSYSWLNEGLAQYFQWLITEQEIYRNDIKNMFVVNDMHDVLDFEDLLFISHPVSAPRNLRESFDKISYKKGASIIRMLHMLIGNVNFYSAINNYVIKNKNGIVNPSKLWEAFQPFMKNVSLETTMNEWIGKSGYPIVSVYLNSSSGLLQFIQENCMYITCTNVNFHIPISMATELNPNFENTTSQYWLKNKSGSIQTNLRNNWVVINVQQSGYYRVKYDTQLMNRIIDVLNSKDYGLIHVINRAQIIDDTFYLAKKNKIRLSTIFEVSLYLREESAHLPWKAFGKNINNLWEQIRDLGNNTAFKKYVLYLTDQHVKRLGFNDTSDEFNKLNKEDQLNRELILSLNCKFGGEVCVSQSNKYFVQSKKIPPNAKPAVLCTIIKNGNENTWMYLWSAYKKKNLRAEQILYLDALGCTENSNAINTYLSYIFNEYRLGYVRKEDIPRAFASIYKSSEKGWKECYEYIMNHYLSIYDELGDWDEVAELFIEIILRIKDNNILDKFKFFVKNNQKNLEPISTKLLAAVNIADYKIIDNTSIRFRIQMILEDMFHKIENNHHSKTNSGTRNLNIVFLIIMSFMLLFI; encoded by the exons ATGGACTGCcgtcgaatattatttttatttataagtctagagatttttctaataagTGGACACACGAAGGATATTTTAGAAG ATGAATTTAACATTCAAGATGACTTTACTTCCGAAAATTACCGATTACCGACAACGATGCATCCAACTTCATATGAAATTATTCTGTTTCCTAATCTAACgggaaatttttcattctacgGTGAAGTAAAAATCAACATTACAGTTGATGCACCTACCAAATACATTGTTTTTCATCAAGGAAATctctttaatataaatacgtcgATTAGTACTGAGAATAAATGGTTAGAAATCGCGGAACAACGTTATGATGTAAAaactgaaaaatataatattgagttgaaagaaaatctcAAAGTAGGAAATGAAATACTATTGCATTTCATTTACTATGGTTTTCTTCGAGACGATATGATTGGATTTTACAAAAGCTCCTATATGACCAACGACAATAAGCTTCG GTGGTTAGCAATAACTCAATTCCAAACGACACACGCGAGGCATGCTTTTCCATGCTTCGACGAGCCGAGTTTCAAAGCGACATTCAAGATAAGTTTAATACGATCAAAAGAATTTAACAGCATCAGTAACATGCCTTTGGAAAATACCAaacaaat TTCGTCAAATTTGTACCTGGACACTTTCAAGACAACCGTTCCTATGTCCACGTATCTTGTAGCCTTCGCCATATTCGATTTCCATTCCCTTGAAGTAGGAAGGCTGGCAGTTTGGACAAGACCAGATATGATCCATCAAGCTCATTACGCTTCGAAGATCGCTTCTAACACATTGACCTATATGACAAATTTGTTTCAACAACAATATGAACTACCGAAGATGGATATGGTTGCAGTACCTGATTTTTCGGCAGGAGCTATGGAAAATTGGGGATTGATTACGTATCGAGAATCACGATTGCTCTATAATGAGAACGAATCTTCTATAGTCTCTCAACAAAATGTAGCTTCTGTTATTATTCACGAGATTACGCACATGTGGTTCGGTAATTTGCTTACTCCATCTTGGTGGAGTTACTTATGGTTGAGCGAAGGTTTCGCCAGATACTTTCAATATTTCGGTACAGCACAG atAGAGAAAACTTGGAGTATGGAGGATCAATTCCTAGTGGAACAATATCAAGCTGCCTTGGGTTTTGATGGAATAGAAACATCATTACCATTGAcaagagaaattattaacCAATCGCAAGTGAGTGGAAGTGGAGATTCCATCACTTATTCCAAAGGGGCCAGCATCATTCGTATGATGAGTTACATCGTTGGTATTGACAAATTCTATGAGGCTTTACGCTTATACATTCGTCAGAA caaAAACGTGGGTATCGTCGAACCTAAAAACTTGTGGATAGCGTTGCAAAAAGTCATCGACTCTTCGCATATTGATATAGAAACTATTATGAATAGTTGGACGAAGAAGTCAGGATTTCCTGTATTAACAGTTACCATGGAAAAGGGTAAAGCAAAGCTACATcaaaaacgttttcttttaagaaatcTCAAATCCACATTTGTAAATGAAACATGGTCGATACCGATTACTTATACTACGCAAAAGCAAACAgatttcaaatcgatcgagataaaaCACTGGatgaaagatgaagaaaaaacgatcAATATTGATGTTTCTGATTCGGATTGGATAGTGTTCAACATACAACAAGCTG GATTCTATCGAGTAAATTACGATAATGCTTCGTGGTATCGAATTATCGATGTGTTGAAAAGCGATAGTTTTACaaaaatacacgtatacaaTCGAGCAGGCATCATCGATGATCTGTTAAATCTCGCGAGAACTGGATCATTAGATTATCGAACGGCTCTCGACGGTCTTGAATATCTTcaacaagagaaaaattacTTACCTTTCAAAGCTGCATTCAGAGCGCTTGATTATCTCACTCAACGATTTTCCGGTGATGAAGTTAATTACGTTTTGTACAAG AAACACGTTTTATCGCTCATCGAAGGTGTTTATCAGACCCTCGGATATgtagatcgaaaaaaagatgatcgaTTAACGGTACAGCTACGACAAGAATTGAACGACCTCGCTTGCAAATTCGGCCACGAAGAATGCATTGTTAGTTCTTTGGAATATTTCCGTGGTTGGATAAACGCAGCTTCCCG GATTGAACCGAATCAAAGATCGGCAGCATATTGTATGGGTGTACTTTATGGTAATGTCGACGATTGGAACTACTTGTGGAATCATTACAAAACTTCGAAAGTGGTATCCGAACAATTGGTTGTTCTAAGTGCTCTTGGATGCAGCAACAATACCGATATTTTGAAACA gTATCTCGAATATGCCATTTCACCTTACGAAAAACACAAAATTCACAAACAGGACAGCACGAGTGTTTTTTCGACCGTTTATAGTTCGAGTTTAATCGGAGTGAACTGCGTTCTCGaattcgtcgataaaaatcaCAATAAAATGGCAGAGTA TTATGGTGGTTACAATACGATCGCCAGCATATTGTCAGGTGCATCGCGATATCTCTCGACGCAAGAACTCATAAACAAGTTCGAACGCTTGATCAAAAACCACTCGGAATTTACGgagatttataaatctttgGTGAATTCTCTGGAACTCGCtaaatacgaattaatttggtataaaaaaaatgttgatcaCATTGTTTCATGGataaaggataataataaagtgcCTG acaatcaaaatagaaatgaatatcGTCTACCGGGAGATGTAGTtccgaagaaatatattctttctttggaACCTTTCCTCGACCCAAGCAATTTCACGTTCAGTGGTAAAGTGCAGATTCTGGCGGTGACCACTAAGAAAACGAATCAAATTGTTCTTCACACTTCCAACATTACCGTATACAATGTTTACGTCTTGGTTAGTAACAAGGAAGTCAATGTTATTAAATACTATACAGACAAGAATGATTTCTTCGTGATTAAGCTTGAACAAACGTTCGACGATAAAACGGAAATGAACATCGTTATACAATTTACGGGCGAGCTGAATAAAGATATGAGAGGATTTTACAGGAGTTATTACATCgacaaaaatggaaaaaagag ATGGTTAGCTGCCACTCAATTGGCACCGATTGGAGCTAGAAGAATGTTTCCATGTTTTGATGAACCCGCGATGAAAGCTATCTTTTCTGTGGATGTTCTCGTACCGTATGATTATCACGCTATTAGTAATACCAAGATCATAGGAATCAAAGATTATTC CGATACTCAAAAATATTGGTATACTTTTGAAGAAACAAAGTTGATGTCAACATATCTTTTGGCATTAGCCATTACCGATTTCGATTACATGAATGATACTATAAaccaaaaaaattatatcgcaTGGACCCGTCCAAATGCacttaatgaaatttcttatgctttctctctcatggAACCTTTTGTAAAAACTTACGAACAACATTTGAAGCATAATTATACATTGAACAAACTCGATATAATAGCTTTATCAGATCTAGCCTACGGTGCTATGGAAAACTGGGGCCTTATTACGTTTAGAGAAGACAAACtgctttttcattcgaatgtATCGAATGTCCGTGTTAAGCAAACTGTAACTACTGTGCTATCTCATGAAATTGCCCATCAGTGGTTCGGAAATTTAGTGAGTCCTCTTTGGTGGAACTACATTTGGCTAAACGAGGGCTTCGCTACATATTTTGAATACTTCGGTATATCTTAT CAAAAACCTGAATGGGAATTAGAATGGCAATTCGTCGTCGACAAGCTTCACTCTGCCTTTAAAAGCGACGCTTTAGCATCCAGTCATCCTATGACTTACAATGTTCAAAGCCctacagaaataaaaaatatttacgatagcATTTCTTACGCCAAGGCTGCAAGTGTGATAAGAATGATCGAAAAGACTTATGGCAGTGATGTCTTTTACGCTGCTCTGCGCCAATATCTCGAAGCACG CAAATTCAATGTAGCAACACCAGATGATCTCTATGCGGCTATCTCCAGCCAATTACCCGACCAAACGTCagcaaaaagaataaataaatttctggATTCATGGACAACTCAAGTTGGATATCCGGTCGTTAACGTTACGATCGATTCATCAGGTTGGGCGACTCTTTCTCAAGAGCgctttttcttaagaaatgaaaaaggtgAATCCGTCGACAAAATTTGGCAAATACCGATCACGTGGACGTccgaaaaaaattcgaattttgAGAATACGAAACCACAATTTTGGCTAAATTATGCTGAAATGCGCGTAATGACGGACAACAATGTAGgttggaaaatttttaatgttcaACAAGCTG gTTACTATCGTGTAAATTATGATAGATCTAATTGGAAGCGTATCATCGACGTTTTGAATACAGGAAAATTCGAGAAGATACACAAGGTGAATCGCGCCGCGTTAATAGACGATCTCATGAATCTTGCTAGGGCTGGATATGTCGATTATGATCTCGTTTTCTCAGCAACAGAATATTTGCAATACGAAAACGATTATTTACCGTTGCGAGCATTTTTCAATGGGTTGACGTACTTGCATAACAAATTCGAGGGACAAGAAGTCTTCGCGCTTTTGAAA AAACATGTCAAGAAAATAACTCAGATGAGTATAGACTTAACTGCTAAAATATCATCGGAAACTTTCTCGTCCCATACGTATTATCTTTCAAAAATGGAAAGATATAAGTGGAgctgtaaatataaaattggtTATTGCCTCGAAGTagctttaatttatttgaagaaCCCAAAACATAA ggTACCAGTAAATGATCGACCTGCTATATATTGTGTATGGGCTACAAAATCAGTTGGCTGGGATATTCTTTGGCAATCATATTTAAATTCCACGATCACGTCGGAAAAGCTTGTAATTCTTAATGCATTGGGTTGTTCCGAAAATACTGATAAATTAAACAA gTTATTATCTAAAGCAACAACGAAGAATTctgaaatacaatataaagaCAGCACTGCGGTATTCGCTTCCATTTATGAAAACTCCTTAACCGGTGTTGAAACTGTTATGAAGTTTATGGAAATGAATTTTGATGATATTTATCAATA TTACAACGATGAGTCGGCAATCAAAAGTATTATGAGTGGACTCGCGGAAAGAATATCAACAAAACAGCTTTATGAACAG TATACAAATTTGGTGGATTTGATCGCAACGAAACAACCAAcgttaaacaattttttgaaaTCATATCACGATCTCGTGCTTTATGAATTGGATTGGTATAAAAGGAATAAACTACAGATATCATATTATTTGGAGAAACTTTATCCAAATAATAGTAATCGTTTACCAACAATACTTTATCCGCTTAATTACAATCTCTCGATTGCcataaaagaaagtagaaactTTACGGGATcggttaaaataaatattcgagtCGATAAACCAACGTTCCAAATAGTTCTCAATGCCCATAAGCTCCAGATTTCGAACGTCGTCGTTTATGAAACTCCTAATGATGCTTCTGACAAAAATGTGAAACGCTTTGAGATCCTCGATGTCGTACAACTCGATAAAAGTCAAAAGCTAATCATTTACTTAAAAACCTATATCGAGGTAACAAAAGTAACTGTAGAAATGGATTTTACTGGAGAAATTAATACACAAATGAAAGGCTTGTATCGGTACAACGATGTGTATAGCAAATCCTa caaTTACTTAGCCACTTACTTCAAACCAAATTATGCCAGAATGGTATTTCCCTGCTTTGACGAGCCAGCTTTCAAAGCAAAGTTTAAAATTCACATTTTACGacataattcatataaaagtTTAAGTAATACGGCTCTTGAGAGATCCTTGAATTTTACTGA cTTGGACTATACGTGGGATATTTACAAAGAAAGTCGAATCATGTCTACGTATTTATTGGCTTTCGTTATTTCTGATTTTGGACCAGTTAGAAACGGGCAAGAAAGACTTAATGTTTGGGCGAGAAaagatatcattatatatgGCGATGAAGCACAGTATACCATTTATaagttatatagaaatattagaaatcttATAACACTGTtggaaaaatcagaaaaagtAGAGATAGTAGGACTGCTAAACTTCCCTGTAAGGGCAATGGAAAATTGGGGTCTTTTTATATTCAg GGAATCTCAACTCTTCTACGACCCCAATATCGTACCTTTGTCgcaatattattctatattaacTACGATGTCGCACGTAATTTCTCATGAATATTTTGGAAATTTAGTTACTTGCGAATGGTGGTCTTATAGTTGGTTGAACGAAGGTTTAGCCCAATATTTCCAATGGTTAATCACAGAG caggaaatatatagaaacgatattaaaaatatgtttgtcGTTAATGATATGCACGATGTGTTAGACTtcgaagatttattatttataagtcACCCCGTTTCGGCTCCTAGAAATCTAAGGGAatcattcgataaaatttcgtaCAAAAAAG GCGCTAGCATTATCCGTATGCTGCATATGCTCATtggaaatgtaaatttttattccgcTATTAACAATTATGTCATCAAGAATAAAAACGGAATAGTTAATCCCAGTAAACTTTGGGAAGCGTTTCAACCATTTATGAAAAACGTTTCTTTAGAAACTACAATGAATGAATGGATCGGTAAATCTGGATATCCCATCGTAtctgtatatttaaattcgtCGTCAGGATTACTTCAATTTATTCAG GAAAACTGTATGTATATCACTTGTACAAACGTCAACTTTCACATTCCCATTAGTATGGCTACCGAGCTCAATCCAAATTTCGAAAATACTACGTCCCAATATtggttgaaaaataaatcaggTTCAATTCAAACCAATTTGAGAAATAATTGGGTCGTAATAAATGTTCAGCAAAGTGGGTATTATAGAGTAAAATATGATACTCAGTTAATGAATAGAATAATAGATGTTTTGAATAGCAAAGATTATGGCTTAATTCATGTAATAAATCGTGCACAAATTATTGACGATACCTTCTATTTGGCCAAGAAGAACAAGATAAGGTTGTCCACAATTTTTGAAGTGTCACTTTATTTGCGTGAAGAAAGTGCACATTTACCTTGGAAAGCGTTCggaaaaaacattaataatctCTGGGAACAGATAAGAGATTTGGGAAATAACACAGCTTTTAAGAAATATGTGTTATATTTAACTGATCAACATGTCAAAAGGCTTGGATTTAATGATACTTCGGATGAGTTTAATAAGTTGAATAAGGAAGACCAGTTGAACAGAGAATTAATACTTTCGTTAAATTGTAAATTCGGAGGTGAAGTTTGCGTCTCCCAATCGAATAAGTACTTTGTACAGTCTAAAAA aattcCACCAAATGCCAAACCTGCAGTTCTTTGCACAATCATAAAAAATGGCAATGAGAATACTTGGATGTATTTATGGTCAGcctataaaaagaagaatctacGTGCAGAACAAATTCTATACTTAGATGCTTTAGGATGTACGGAAAATTCTAATGCTATAAACAC ttACCTTAGTTACATCTTTAACGAATATCGATTAGGATACGtacgaaaagaagatattccAAGAGCCTTTGCTTCAATATACAAATCTAGCGAAAAAGGATGGAAAGAATGTtacgaatatataatgaatcatTATTTGAGTATTTATGATGA ATTGGGTGATTGGGACGAAGTTGCAGAATTATTCATTGAAATCATACTTcgtattaaagataataatatacttgaTAAG tttaaattctttgtaaaaaaCAACCAAAAAAATCTTGAACCAATTTCGACCAAACTGCTTGCAGCTGTAAACATAGCAGACTAtaagataatagataatacaAGTATCAGATTCCGTATACAAATGATATTGGAAGATATGTTtcataaaattgaaaacaacCATCATTCCAAAACTAATTCAGGGACTCGAAATTTAAacatcgtttttcttattatcatgTCTTTTATGTTactttttatatga